TGGTAAAGCGATTTTTCTCTGAAATCCGCAGCTAAGTCAATATTGTCCGAAACCAAACTGGTTAGACTCACACCCGTGCGAGCATAGGTACCCGTAGTGATCTGTAAGTTACTAATGATGCCATCATGAGGCGCGCGGACTTCGGTATAACTGAGCTGCAATTTAGCCTGCTCTACAGCATTTTGTGCTTGCTGTAGTGCAATATTATGTTCGTCGGCTGCACCACGCTTTACTTCAAGCGCATGCAGATTAGCTCTAAGTGCCCTAAGCTGTGACTTAGCCGTCGCAAAATTTGCTTGAATTTGATCTGATTCCTGCGTTGAAATTGCGTGTTGTGACAGCAAAGATTGGCTGCGCTTATACAGTCGTTGTTGCTCATCATACTTAGCTACAGCAGCCTCTATTTGCGCTTGCTGGGCAACTATTTGTGCATCTAATTGTTTGTTCTGTTGATTAACCTCTGCCAAAGCGAGCTCAGCCTTAGCTAATGCTAACCGATACGGCGCTTCATCGATAGTAAGCAGTAATTGCCCTTGCTGAACTCTTTGGTTATTGCTGACATTCACTGTAAGCACTTCACCACTGATTTTAGGCGTCACTTTGGTTACTTGATGATACACACGCGCCTGAGGCGTCATTGGTATGTAGAGATCAGCAAAGATAAAATAACTAAAGCAGAGTGCAAAAACGGCGATTGACACCTTTACGTAGCGGGAAAATTGCTGATCTGGACTAAGTTTACTCACTGGTACTCCCATTTTCAGAAATATTGTCACAACATTGCTGAGCATTGTTCTCAAGTTTGACCAAAGCATGTGCAATAGCATTGAGCTCGTCATCGCTAAGCCCATGATATAAATGTGCCTTCACTTCACTGATCCGCATCTTTAGCTGCGCTAACTGAGCTTGCCCGTGCGCGGTGAAGTAGATTTTACGACAGCGTTTGTCTTGCTTATCAATGCGGCGCTCAATTACATTATTCTCTTCTAACTGTTTCATCGTGCGAGTCAGGCTCGGCATTTCGATATCTAAACTGCTCGCTAATTGGTGTTGTGTGCAGCCCTCACCTAAATGATGAATATGCATCATGGCAGTCCAGCGTGGCTGGGTAAAACCGAGTGGCTCTACAGCTTGGGTTACAGCTTGACGGCAAATTCTATGGACTCGGCCTAACTTGCCACAGAGACTAAGATCGAGCGTTTCATGAAATGGAAGTGACGACATGACTTAAGGTATATTTACTTAGCATGCTAAGCATTTTAAGTTAGTTAGCATGCTAAGTAAATGGTGCGCGTTTAGGTTATTGCAATATTAGCTTTAACTCTATGAATTGGCGGTGCTTATTTTTATTAAGAATCGCGCATAGTGAACACAAACGTGGCTAATTACAGCGATCGCAACAACAAGTTCAAGCCAAACTAGGTATTGCAACAAGCTTAGCCAGCCTGAGTTTAAGTGCTCGCTGCTGAGCCAAGTGACGACCTTACTAATGGCGGTGACGCCGATGACTAAGGGAAAGGTATATGCCGCGAAAGCAGGACTAAATGGCAACCGCAGAAGCTGAATAAAAGCAAGATATATCGCTAGGGTCATAACAATAGCAATGCTCAGTAAAGCAAACACCACGCCAGCCGCTGGCATTGGGTGGACACTCAAATATCCTGCTAAACATAGACTCGCAGGCGCTGCCATAACTGCAATTGTGGGTTGGGTTTGCTGTGGTATGGCACAGCCTCTACATAAACGGTAAATCATGAACGGTAGCAGCAGCAGGTAAAATATAACCCCCAAGTACCAAAGTCCCATTGCCAAAGGTTGCAACGCTAACATGCCGTTAAAGGTGACATCGGCAACGACAAACCCAACAGGGGGAATAAACCAACTTGGCACTAGCTGGTTAAGCTCAAAATTGCGGCTGCGAAAATACACAAAGCTGGTTAGCAACCCTAAGTGAAGTGCAATGGCGAGCAGCCAAACCACAGTTGCGATAAGATGAGAATAGGCCGAGATGCTATGAGAAATCACCATGATGGTCATGGCGCTGGTTGGTAATACACTCCCAATCACTGGATCTGCGAGATCTGCTCTTAATTGAGCTGGTTGATGAATAAACTTAAGCACTAACAGCAATAAAATAAAGCCAGCCAGAAGTGCACTTGAAGGTTTTAATACAAAGAGTGCGGGAAAGAGATTACAGATACACCAGCCTAAACTAGCCAGCCCAAGAGCAAGACCAGACATCGGGGTGGGGATATTGGCGGTGAGCTTTTTACTATAAGAATGAAGAGTAGCCATGCGTAATTTCACAACAATTGTTCGGTGAAGGGATAATACGCTTGCGCTTTAATTAAGAATATCTGAATATATTTAAATTGGTGTTCAGTAATTCTTAACGAAGATGGTAACCCTCAAACAACTCAATGTATTTACGGTAATCGTGCAAGAGCGTTCGATCACGGCCGCAGCGGAAAAGCTATGTTTAACTAAGGCAGCTGTTAGCATGGCACTAGCGGAGTTAGAGCGCCATCTCGAGCAACCGTTATTCGATCGTGTAAATAATCGATTAATGATAAACTCTGCCGGAGAGCTATTACTACCGCATGCGCATCAAGTGCTTGATAGGTGTCGCTTCTTAGATTCCCTATTTAAAGAAAGCGAGAGGCTATATGGCGAAATTAAAATTGGTGCCAGCGATACCTTAGGCAATCATTTATTGCCTCCCATGTTAGCCGCTTTTCAGCAGCAAACTGGACACACGCAACAGCAGTTGTTTATCACCAATACGGCGAAGGTGTGCGCCATGCTTCGTGATTATGAATTAGATATTGGTTTTGTTGAAGGTCGAGTGATAGGCGAAGATTTAGACATCATGCCTTGGTTTGAAGATGAAATGTGTATCGTGAGTGCAATGGACTTCGTGGCAACTGACTTTCAAACTCTTTTGCAAAATCAATCTCGTTGGCTGTTGCGGGAACAAGGCTCCGGCAGTCGAGAGTTTTTCTTAGCGAATATTGCAACGCAGCTTACGTCGTGGCGAACCGCATTTGAGTTAAATTCTACCGAGGCGATTATAAATGGTGTGGCGGCAGGGCTCGGTCTAGCTTGTATCTCAAAATACTCCGCTGAACATGCCATAGCACAGCAACGAATTAAGGCGCTTTCAGGTTTAAAAGCCGCACCGAGGCAGTTTTGGCTGGTGACGCGTAAAGATAAATTTCAAAGCCCAATATTAACGCAACTCATTGCCTTTGCGACGCACTGGCGTCAAGAATCACGACAGAATTAGGGCCTGTCTAGCTACTCAATCCATCTTGTAGTTGGTATTAATTCCACAGACGCTGAATGAACTTTCTCATACCTCGGGTCTTTTAGACAATAGCAGATTAAGAGGTTACATATGTCGTTCAGAACTATCGACTATTCTATTTCAGGCCTGTTAGCAGTGAGCTTATTACTGCTTGGCATTTCATTTTTGTTTGGCGCTGGGCCAAATAGTATTTCAGGCACCTTTAGCTTTTACGGCTTAACGGAGTGGGTGCCCGTTGCCACGCTTGGCATGGTGTTTGGCTTTGCATTAATGGTTACTGCGGGCCTGATCATTTTACAGCAATGTAAGATTGTTCCTACGGCATGGCCGCTTGCCTTAATCGCCACCGTTAGCCTTATTACCTTGTTGACATTATTTGCCGAAAATCGTTGGATCGCAGCCCATGGTGGCTTTCCGGTTATTGGTTCTGGACAAGGGATCATCAAATATTTTGCGTTAATACCCATCGCCTTATTTCTCTACTGCCGTCATCATATCAACGCGCGAGCGCTAGTGTGGGCGAACTATTTTCCTGTGGCATTGGTTTTAGCCTGGATCGGTGGGATGAAATTTCTCGAACTCGAAGCTAAGGCAATAGTGCCGCTAGTAGAAACTTCACCGTTTATGTCTTGGATGTATGAGCTGTTTACTGTGCAAGAAGCCTCAAACGTGATAGGTGCTTATGACCTATTGATGGCAGGCTTGCTTGGCATTGGCATTTGGTTCAAACAGCGAGTCTTGATTGGGGTTGCAAGCCTTGGATGTCTCGCGGTATTTGTTATGACGCAAAGCTTTCTGTTTACCGCAGCCGGTGCGTTTAGCGACATGAGCTTACTTGGCGGCTTGGGACAATTTGTGATTAAAGACTTGTGGTTTATCGCCAATATCATGGTGATGGCATTTTTGACATTGGAGTCCAGCCCGTCTGACTCTCTAGAGTCTGCAGTCGCGTAAATTTCATTGTGATGCAGCCCCGCTGCCAAAAGAGCGTGACCTGAGTTGCGCTCTTTTTATTTTCATCATATGTGCCAGATGTGCCAGATGTGCCAAGTGAAGTTTTTTCTGAAAATAGTCCTATCGGCAGTGAAAATTAAATGTGAATAAGCTAAGGTCATAAAAAGTTGATATCAGTGGTCTAAGCTAGATTATCAAACGTATACAGCAAGATGCCATTGGCATTAAGTGGCAAAGTGAGCAAAGTTTAAAAGCTGCATGCATTGAAATGGTGTATGTATCGAAGTAGCAAGTTTAAAGAAGATAATTGTATGGAAAGACCAAATACATTAAAGCCAATCTGGCTTTCAGGTGGCGACGTAGAGAAAAAGCGCGCTGAGATCAAAGCATACTTCAACAACAGCTGGCAGCAGTACGAATCATTATTTAGCAATATCAACAATGACGATGCCTATTTTGTGAAGGCTGAGCGGTTACGGCATCCACTCATTTTCTATTTCGGTCATACCGCTTGTTTTTACGTTAACAAGTTGATGTTAGGGAAATACATCACTCAACGCGTTAATCCTCATATTGAATCTACCTGCGCTGTCGGTGTAGATGAAATGTCTTGGGACGACCTTGATAGCAATAATTACGATTGGCCAACGGTGTCTGAAGTGCGTGCTTATCGCCAACAAGTGAATGCGCTTATTAACGGGTTAATAGACAAGATGGATATTACCCTTCCAATTACCCAAGATAGCCTTGTGTGGGTTGTCCTAATGGGTATTGAACATGAGCGTATCCATTTGGAAACTTCTTCGGTGATCATACGAATGCTGCCGCTGGCTGACTTGACTTTACAACCCGGTTGGGAAGCGTGTGATGAGTACGGTGACGCACCTGACAACAGCCTAGTTTCAGTAAGTGGTTGTGATGTTCGGCTTGGTAAACCTGAGTCAAATCAAACCTACGGTTGGGATAATGAATATGGTGTGCAAGACGTCAATGTGTCGCCATTCAAGGCCAGTAAGTATGTGGTTTCAAACCAAGAGTTTTTAACCTTTGTCGAAGCTGGTGGCTACAATCAGCCTGAGTTTTGGACGGCTGAAGGTCAAGCTTGGTTGGCTTCAACTAAATCAACCATGCCGCGCTTTTGGATAAAGAAAGACACAGGCTTATGGCAGCGAAACTTAGCTGAGGAGATCCCGTTACCACTCAACTGGCCAGTTGAGGTTAATTACCTTGAAGCAAAGGCTTTTTGTAATTGGAAATCCGGGCAAAGTGAGCACTTCGTACGCTTACCAACAGAAGCTGAGTGGCAAGTACTACGTGATAAGCTTGATGTTGATCTGCCGACATGGAATGAAGCGCCAGGGAACATCAACCTTGAAGTATGTGCTTCAAGCTGCCCGGTTAATCGTTTTGAAACTGAAGGCTTATTCGACATCATCGGCAATGTTTGGCAATGGACGGAGAGTCCAATCGACGCATACAGCGGCTTTAAAGTGCACCCTTTATACGATGATTTCTCGACACCTACTTTTGACGGTAAACATAATCTGATCAAAGGTGGTTCTTGGATTTCTACAGGCAACGAAGCCGTGCGAGATTCACGTTATGCCTTTAGACGCCACTTCTTCCAACATGCCGGATTTAGATATATCGAAAGTGAGGAACCACAGGTGCCAGTGCAAAAGGTCAACTTGTGTGAAATGGATGCTGACGTTGCTAATGCGCTACATAGTCACTACGGCAAGCCTGTCATGCATTTTGGTAATCCATTGCAAAGTGTTGTTTCAAAGCTAATGACGCATTATCAAGGTAATACAGATAAAGCGCTGGACTTGGGATGCTCGGTCGGTCGCGCAAGCTTTGAATTAGCCAAACACTTTACACAAGTCGATGGTATCGATTTTACTGCGCGCAATATTCAGCACGCGTTGGCCTTAAAAGAAGGCTCACCGGTACGTTTTGCCACCGAGATTGAAGGTGAAATTGTGAATTTCCACGAAGTGTCGACTTCGCAATTGGGTTTTGTTGAACTCAGTGATCGTATTCATTTCTGCCAAGGGGATGGTCATAACCTTAAACCACAATTCGCAGAGTATGACTTAATCTTATGTCATCGCGTTGTAGAGTACTTATATTCACCAAAAACTTTTTTAAACCAAATTAAATCGCGTTTGAACGCTGGAGGGATCCTTGCGATAAGTTCTGCCTATCAGTGGGACAAAGCGCTGACCCAAGCACAAAACTGGTTGGGCGGTTATAAGGTCAGTGGTGAAAATGTCACAGGCCGCGATGGTTTAGAAATTTTACTGGGACAAGACTTTGAGTTGCTCGCTGCAGACGAAGTGATGTCCGCCATAAGCAAAAACGCACGTAAAGTTGAACTAGAGGAGTGTCAACTTACGTTATGGCGTCTTAAATAGTCTTTGATACACATGCCAGCAAAAATGCTGGCATGATTTTTTAGGTTAAAGAATGGAATTAGTATTACCTGAACACATTAAGTTTAGTCAAAGCTTGGCTGCTCCAATCGACGTCAACTTGAGTGATTCCTGCGCTCAAGGCGTCACGCTCGGTGAACTTATTGAGCTTAGTGGCGGCAAAATGCCAGACATTGAACTGGGTTACAATCCGATTGCGGGCAGTGAAGGGCTAAAAGCGGCGATTAAAGCTTATCATCTGCCGACGACTGTGTGTGTAGATCTTAATCAAATCGTGACGTTTAACGGTGCTCAAGAAGCTATTTTCACGACGATGGCGCAGTTACTAGAGCCACAAGATGAGGTGGTGGTCTGCACACCAAGTTACCCATCGCTTGCAACACTCCCCAAACAGTTTGGCGCTATCGTCAACACCGTGCCATTGCGAGAAGAGAACAACTGGCAGTTTGATATAGAAAGACTCAAAAACGCAGTGACGACAAACACCAAACTCATTATCGTCAACGCTCCTCATAATCCAACGGGCACAGGTTTGACTGACAATGAAGTTGGACAAATACAACAGCTGGCAGAGCAGTGTGGTGCTTACATTTTAAGTGATGAAGTATCAGCACAGAGCCATGGCGATGACCGCGCAGTAAGTGGACGGTTTTCGGCTTATCCGCGGTCGATTACGTTAGGCGTATTATCCAAAAGTATGGGCTTGCCTGGGATCCGAGTAGGGTGGGCAATTTGCGGTTCGAAAGCACTAGCAAATGCGCTGCTGGCCGGTAAAAGCTACTTAAGCATTTGTGGCAGTAAAGTGGACGATTTATTGGCGACGACCGCATTACTGCATAGTGAAACTATTTTAGCGCATAATGCGAGCATCATTGCAAATAACGTTCAATTGATGCGTGAATTTGTCAGTTTATACTCGCAAAAAGTAACTTGGGTTGAGCCACATGGCGGGGTGTTGTCATTGCTGAAGATTAATTCAGTAAGAGATTCTGAAAAGTGGTCACGTCAATTTGCAGAGACCTCGAGTACGCTATTGTTACCCGCAAAGTTATTTCTATTGGAGAGTGAGTGCCATTTCCGTTTAGGTACGGGTAAGCGCAACTTTGCCGCTGGTTTGGTAAGGCTTGAAACATACCTCAGTGACTAGATTAATCCAGCATTCAAACTAAGCGTCTATGATAGGTCGTGTTATTTTAATTTAATGCAGGAAAGGAAAAACCTATGGTAAACGTTAAACATTTAATGGCTGGCTTTTTGGCCGTCATGCTTAGTGCATGTGCTTCAATGGGTGATGGTGACAAGGTTGAAAAGCAACGTGCCATCCTAGATATGAAAAACGATGTACTTACTCAGCTTTACAGCAAAAAGCCGGATACACGCTCGCAACTAGCGGCAGCTCCGGGCTATGCTGTTTTTTCTAATGCCAATATTAATCTGTTATTTGTTGCTGCTGGAACAGGTTACGGTGTCGTACACGATAATACAGTGGGAAGTAACACTTATATGAATATGGCTGAAGGTGGTGTCGGCCTTGGTCTAGGTGTAAAAGATTATCGTATTGTGATGGTATTCCATACTCCTGAAGCAATGAATAAGTTTGTTACGTCAGGTTGGACGTTTGGTGGAAATGCAGATGCTGCAGCTAAAGCCGCTAAAAAGGGCGGGTCGGTAGAAGGCGAAGCCTATTATGGCGATGTTACTGTGTACACCTTTACTGAAAGTGGTTTAGCACTGCAAGCAACAGTAAAAGGCACTAAATTTTGGAAAGATAAAGAACTAAATTAAGATGATGTAATAATGACTTTAGAGAAAAGCCCCGTAAATCGGGGCTTTTCTTTGATTACTTGCTTACCTCTTCGGCGCTGAGGCTTTTCTCAAAGCGCCTGTTTAGCAACTGGCAGACGATGGTCAGCACAATGGCAGCGAACATAAAGCTCGAGAACGGCATAGGTGACTCAGGAACCGCGAGCGCAAGTAAAGGGCCGACCAAAGCGCCACTACCAAATCGTAGCGTGCCTATCACCGCGGTAGCGGTACCGGTTTGATGTTCAAAACTCAGTAATATCAGCGCATCAGCGTTGCTGGCAATGATCCCCAAACTCATCATCAAAGGTGCAATGGCAGAAGCTAACACCCAAACCGAGACGGATTGGCTACTGAGTATGACCAAGAGTGTGGAACAGACAACACCAATCGCAAGACCGATATTGAGCATTTTTCTAGAACCAAGCCTTGGTACTAAACGCGTGTTGGCAAAGTTACCAAGCATCAATGCAATCACATTCATGGCGAATAACACTCCAAAAAGCTGTTCCGACACACCATAATACTCAAGATAAATAAATGAAACTGAGGTTAAAAAGCAAAAGAATGCAAATGATGCCAGCATTGAAGAAAGAATATCGTAGCGGGCCTTCTTTTGTGTTAACACAATGCGGTAATTTTTTAAGAAAAACGATAAGCTAAGCGGTACATCGGCGTTGGTTGGAATTGCAATACAGAAAAACTGTAATGCGATGATAACCAATACTGCATAAACCGCTAAAAACCAAAAAATGGCGTGCCAATCAAAGTACAACAAGATCAACGCACCAAGTGAGGGGGCAATAAGTGGCGCGATCATCATGATCATCGACACATAAGACATCCCTTTGGCTGTATGCTCTTTGTAATAATAGCGGATCACGCCTGGTACAACAACAGTCGCTGCGGCACCACAAAATGCTTGAACGACCCGCAAGAAGCAAAACATATCAATGTCATTTGTTAGTGCAAGCCCAATTGATGATGCGGTAAACCCGACTAAACCCCAAATAGCTAACGTCTGCCTTGAGAATCTATCTGCAAGGGGGCCGAACACCATCATGCCGACAGCATAGCCTGCCAAATAACTACTAAGAGAAACCTGCACTTGCTCGAGCGGGCTATTCAAGCTGTCTGCAATCGCGAGCATCGCAGGTAGGTACAAGTCGATGGCTAATGGTGTTATCGCAACAATACTAGCCAGTAATGGCAACAGTATTGCGGGGAGTGTTGATGACTTCATATGTTGGTATTGTTACCTTGTTAATGTTAAGCAGAATAAATACACCAATCAGAGACGCTTTATATGGAGATGGTACTCGATGCACTGGAGTAGAGCAGCGAAAAGACGGCGTTGTGATCAGCAGAAGTTCATGAAAAATTTTTTATATTGTACTAAGTTAGTCTCGTTAAGTGACGAAATTGCGGTAAACTTAGAGAAACTTAAGTTGTAAAAAAGAAAAGGAACAAGTTATGAAAAAACTGGTTCTCGCGATAGCCGTAGCGGCAACGCTTGCCGGTTGTAAAACATCGCCTACCGGACGCACTCAGTTAGCGCTCTATTCAGAGCAGCAAATGGACCAAATGGGTGTTGCGAGCTTTGAACAAATGAAGCAAGAGCAAAAAGTCGATACTGATGCTAAAACCAATCGCTACGTTAAGTGTATTGCAAATGCCTTAATAGCACAACTTCCAGCAAACTACGCAAACCAGCAATGGGAAGTCGTAGTATTTGAAGATGACTCTGCCAATGCATTTGCGCTACCCGGCGGTAAAATCGGAGTTCACACGGGGATTCTCAAAGTTGCAGAAAACCAAGATCAACTTGCGGCGGTTATGGGTCACGAAGTAGGGCATGTTATTGCCGAACACGCTAATGAACGTGTTTCGCAAAACAGTGTGTTGCAGTTTGGTCTGCAAGCAGGTGCAGCGGTACTTGAAATGAATAATATCGAATATCGCAATGCCATTATGCAGGGATTAGGTCTTGGTGCACAGTACGGTGTAGCACTGCCATTTAGCCGCTCTCATGAAAGCGAAGCGGATGTTATCGGCTTAGATCTAATGGCTAAGGCAGGCTTTAATCCTGAAGGCTCTGTTGCACTTTGGCAAAATATGGCGAAAATGAGCGAACAGCGTCCACCAGAATTTATGTCGACGCACCCTGCGCCAGAAAACCGAATTAAGCAATTACAAGCCAACATGATAACAGCCCAAACAACCGCTAACAAAGCGCGTGCGGGTGGATTTACACCAAGCTGTAAACGCTAATTTCTCAAAACACCAATTACACTTAAGTTAAGTGTAATTGGTGTTTCCTTCTGTCTCACACATCAGCATAAATAGCCGTAATTCTAGCTCAAGTTGATGATAGTTGGGCTCCATGTGCTGACAAAGCTTGTAAAACGCTTTGTTATGGTCTTTCTCTTTAAAGTGCGCTAGCTCGTGTACAACCAATGCTCGTAACACCGCCTCGGGAGCGTGTTTTAACTGCGCTGCGATGTGTATTTGGTGCGACGTTTTTTGTTTTTGCCCGTGCCGTGTGGTTTTGAACGTATGTGTTCCTAACGCATTCAATACCATATTGTTGCGCTTCTCAAACTTGGCCTGCGATACCCGTGGGGTATTTTTTAAGTACTGTTGTCTTAATCCTTCTACATATTCGTAAAGTAGCTTATCGCTTTTGATTTGATGCGGTTCAGGATAGCGGCTTTTGAAAAACACACTGAGTCGTTTGCTCTCTATTAACTGAGTGACTTGAGTTTGGACTTGCTCGGAGTAGTTTAAAAAATAGGGATGGGACATTAAAACAGCGCCTCTTGCTTTGCTTCTTTTTCAGCGGGGAATGGATTGCTTACTTGATGATGTATCTCTAAATCAGCAATAAATTGTCTTGCTAAAAATGGCGCATCAAAATTGTCTGCGGTATGGAAAAACACATAAGGTGATTTACCTTCACTGAGCCATTGATTGAGTTTAGTTAACCAAGGCTGGTAAAAGTCTCTATTAGACTCAAGCTGAGAGCAACCAACAAATCGCAGAATTGGGCTGTCTCCTGTAGCAATAGCATGTACAGGCAATCGCGGCTTTTTTTGTTGTGCATCTACTATCGCAGGGGTACTGGCAGGCTCGCTAAAGAGTGCGCGAGTATCCATCACGATGCGATTGTAGTTATTTTCGATTAAATATTGGTTGTATCTGCGCTCAGCATCACCTTTACGATAAAAGTCCCAATGTCGTACTTCAACACCAACAGTTAGTGATTTGGGCAACCAAGATAAAAATTGTCGCATTTTATTTATATGTTCAGGCGCAAACTGCGCAGGTAATTGCAGCATTAACACGCCCAATTTAGGGAACAACGGTGCCATGTTTTTACACCAAGTCAATAATTCATCTTGGCAGTGGCTAAGTGCCATTTCATGACTAAAACGCTTAGGAATTTTAAACGTAAAGCGAAAGTCATCAGGCACTTGTTCTAGCCATTTTAATACGGTCTGCGGATTTGGATCGGCATAAAAAGTCGTATTACCTTCAACGCTATTAAAAATTTGGCCATACTCTTTGAGCATATTTGTGGCGCTACAATGGCTGGAAAATACTCGACCTTTCCAGTGTGCGCTACTCCATTGTGGGCAACCCAGATACAACATAGTGATCAAAACAACGATTAAATGTGTGAATAGTGTATCAGATCCTTAGATTGAGGATGACAATGCAGCGTATTTTTATATAATTGGCGGTTATTGAAAATGAGTCTTAGCGACTGGCTTACCAATACTGTGAATTCATATTGTGTGGTGAGAAGTGATTAGTCGTAAGAGCAAACTGGACTGACAGGAATTTTATGCGCTCTATATACTGCGGAAAACTAAATAAGAGCCATGTAGATCAGGAAGTTGAACTATGTGGTTGGATCAATAAACGTCGTGACCTTGGCGGCCTAATCTTTGTCGATTTAAGAGATAGAGAAGGGCTTGTGCAAGTGGTATTCGATCCTGAAGTGGAAGGCTTAATGGATAAAGCGAATACGTTGCGCCAAGAGTTCTGTGTTCAGATCAAAGGTGTTGTCCGTGCGCGTCCTGAAAGCCAAGTAAACAAAGACATGGCAACCGGTGAAGTTGAGATCTTAGGCACTGGCTTAACCATTATCAACCGTTCAGAACCATTACCGCTTGACTTCAATCAGCAAAACTCTGAAGAGCGTCGTCTTAAGTACCGTTATTTAGACCTACGCCGTCTAGAAATGAGCGATCGCATTAAGATGCGTGCTAAAGCGAGTAGCTTTGTGCGTCGTTTCTTGGATGAAAATGCATTCTTAGACATTGAAACGCCAGTACTAACGAAAGCGACACCTGAAGGTGCACGCGACTATCTAGTACCAAGTCGTGTTCACAAAGGCAGTTTCTATGCGCTACCGCAGTCGCCGCAGCTATTTAAGCAGCTACTAATGATGTCTGGTTTTGACCGCTACTATCAAATCGTAAAATGTTTCCGTGATGAAGACTTACGTGCCGATCGCCAGCCAGAGTTCACTCAGATAGATATCGAAACGTCATTTATGAGCTCAGATCAAGTTCGTAGTGTGACAGAAAAAATGATCCGCGAAATGTGGCAGTCTTTCCTAGACGTTGATTTGGGTGAGTTCCCAGTGATGCCGTACAGCGAAGCGATGAGCAAATATGGTTCGGACAAACCAGACCTACGTAACCCGCTTGAGCTTATCGACGTTGCAGACATCGTAAAAGACGTTGAATTTAAAGTACTAAGCGGCCCTGCGAACGACGAAAAAGGTCGTGTTGCAGTACTGTCA
This genomic interval from Pseudoalteromonas galatheae contains the following:
- a CDS encoding MarR family transcriptional regulator — encoded protein: MSSLPFHETLDLSLCGKLGRVHRICRQAVTQAVEPLGFTQPRWTAMMHIHHLGEGCTQHQLASSLDIEMPSLTRTMKQLEENNVIERRIDKQDKRCRKIYFTAHGQAQLAQLKMRISEVKAHLYHGLSDDELNAIAHALVKLENNAQQCCDNISENGSTSE
- a CDS encoding DUF417 family protein, with the protein product MSFRTIDYSISGLLAVSLLLLGISFLFGAGPNSISGTFSFYGLTEWVPVATLGMVFGFALMVTAGLIILQQCKIVPTAWPLALIATVSLITLLTLFAENRWIAAHGGFPVIGSGQGIIKYFALIPIALFLYCRHHINARALVWANYFPVALVLAWIGGMKFLELEAKAIVPLVETSPFMSWMYELFTVQEASNVIGAYDLLMAGLLGIGIWFKQRVLIGVASLGCLAVFVMTQSFLFTAAGAFSDMSLLGGLGQFVIKDLWFIANIMVMAFLTLESSPSDSLESAVA
- a CDS encoding LysR family transcriptional regulator, which translates into the protein MVTLKQLNVFTVIVQERSITAAAEKLCLTKAAVSMALAELERHLEQPLFDRVNNRLMINSAGELLLPHAHQVLDRCRFLDSLFKESERLYGEIKIGASDTLGNHLLPPMLAAFQQQTGHTQQQLFITNTAKVCAMLRDYELDIGFVEGRVIGEDLDIMPWFEDEMCIVSAMDFVATDFQTLLQNQSRWLLREQGSGSREFFLANIATQLTSWRTAFELNSTEAIINGVAAGLGLACISKYSAEHAIAQQRIKALSGLKAAPRQFWLVTRKDKFQSPILTQLIAFATHWRQESRQN
- a CDS encoding TDT family transporter, which codes for MATLHSYSKKLTANIPTPMSGLALGLASLGWCICNLFPALFVLKPSSALLAGFILLLLVLKFIHQPAQLRADLADPVIGSVLPTSAMTIMVISHSISAYSHLIATVVWLLAIALHLGLLTSFVYFRSRNFELNQLVPSWFIPPVGFVVADVTFNGMLALQPLAMGLWYLGVIFYLLLLPFMIYRLCRGCAIPQQTQPTIAVMAAPASLCLAGYLSVHPMPAAGVVFALLSIAIVMTLAIYLAFIQLLRLPFSPAFAAYTFPLVIGVTAISKVVTWLSSEHLNSGWLSLLQYLVWLELVVAIAVISHVCVHYARFLIKISTANS
- the ovoA gene encoding 5-histidylcysteine sulfoxide synthase, translated to MERPNTLKPIWLSGGDVEKKRAEIKAYFNNSWQQYESLFSNINNDDAYFVKAERLRHPLIFYFGHTACFYVNKLMLGKYITQRVNPHIESTCAVGVDEMSWDDLDSNNYDWPTVSEVRAYRQQVNALINGLIDKMDITLPITQDSLVWVVLMGIEHERIHLETSSVIIRMLPLADLTLQPGWEACDEYGDAPDNSLVSVSGCDVRLGKPESNQTYGWDNEYGVQDVNVSPFKASKYVVSNQEFLTFVEAGGYNQPEFWTAEGQAWLASTKSTMPRFWIKKDTGLWQRNLAEEIPLPLNWPVEVNYLEAKAFCNWKSGQSEHFVRLPTEAEWQVLRDKLDVDLPTWNEAPGNINLEVCASSCPVNRFETEGLFDIIGNVWQWTESPIDAYSGFKVHPLYDDFSTPTFDGKHNLIKGGSWISTGNEAVRDSRYAFRRHFFQHAGFRYIESEEPQVPVQKVNLCEMDADVANALHSHYGKPVMHFGNPLQSVVSKLMTHYQGNTDKALDLGCSVGRASFELAKHFTQVDGIDFTARNIQHALALKEGSPVRFATEIEGEIVNFHEVSTSQLGFVELSDRIHFCQGDGHNLKPQFAEYDLILCHRVVEYLYSPKTFLNQIKSRLNAGGILAISSAYQWDKALTQAQNWLGGYKVSGENVTGRDGLEILLGQDFELLAADEVMSAISKNARKVELEECQLTLWRLK
- a CDS encoding HlyD family secretion protein, which gives rise to MSKLSPDQQFSRYVKVSIAVFALCFSYFIFADLYIPMTPQARVYHQVTKVTPKISGEVLTVNVSNNQRVQQGQLLLTIDEAPYRLALAKAELALAEVNQQNKQLDAQIVAQQAQIEAAVAKYDEQQRLYKRSQSLLSQHAISTQESDQIQANFATAKSQLRALRANLHALEVKRGAADEHNIALQQAQNAVEQAKLQLSYTEVRAPHDGIISNLQITTGTYARTGVSLTSLVSDNIDLAADFREKSLYHVKIGEQALVSFDALPGKVYPAVIHEFSAGVSDGQLNADGQLAAVETSNRWVRDAQRQRVYLAFDEPLPLLASGARATVQVLPESTLLATLAQAQIKFVSLLHYVY